Part of the Leptolyngbya sp. BL0902 genome, AGGTTGGCATAGCTGAGATCGGCACCGCGCAGATTGCTGCCGCTGAGGTTGGCGGCGCTGAAGTCGGCATAGCTGAAGTCGCAGCCCTTGAGGTCGGCCCCAGATAGGTCGGTGTCGGCCAGGATGACGTATTCAAAATTGCGTTGACCAGCAGCGTAGGCTGTGACCAGATCCGCCGCCGTGACAATTTGGGAAACGGGTACTGATGGGGTCGTCATAACACATTCTCTCACTTGCCCCTCTAGCTTAGGGGGTTGGGGGCGTCCTGTACCATGGTCTTAACGAAGGGTCTTGATTGTCCTGCCCTGGCGATCTGGGGTGGGGTAGGGTGGTGGGCTGTGGGTTTGTGAGCAGTAGGTTTGTTAGCTTAA contains:
- a CDS encoding pentapeptide repeat-containing protein; this encodes MTTPSVPVSQIVTAADLVTAYAAGQRNFEYVILADTDLSGADLKGCDFSYADFSAANLSGSNLRGADLSYANLREANLTAADLRGAMLIGTDLRTANITDTQFHQADYDPQETHFPAGFDPIQQAMKADR